In a single window of the Ancylobacter polymorphus genome:
- a CDS encoding recombinase family protein: MADKKLRCAIYTRKSSEEGLEQDFNSLHAQREACEAYIVSQKHEGWTVIPTLYDDGGYSGGSLERPALNALLTDIAANKIDVVVVYKVDRLTRSLADFAKIVEIFDANTTSFVSVTQAFNTTSSMGRLTLNVLLSFAQFEREVTGERIRDKIAASKAKGMWMGGHVPMGYRREDRRLVIAPNEASLVRTIFARYLELGTVEAVERSLKQDGIVTPTYRSAAGNLSGSRPFHRGHLYQMLGNVIYAGKIKHRGVVHEGLHDAIVDTGTWDAVQAQLAENSRRPRGSTSSRHRSLLAGLLRDPRGRRMGITHSNKNGVRHRYYRSLLRPDEAKSTRLCIPAATLEPAIANLLTKFLRDPVWITSQCSGTSRDVSSTIEHARSLGDMLAADDAARTDVISKTVKEIRLADDHVAIDLSIAAATEPGASEEYAATIREPIRFARRGLELKLIIPAAGDPAPLPDPALVKAVAQAHRWWHDLHTERFATMRDIARAYDTDERYAAFVLRLAFLSPELTRRIFAGTQPYGLTLHQLLWKVDLPVSWSAQQKLAAASSDG; this comes from the coding sequence ATGGCTGACAAGAAACTGCGCTGCGCGATCTACACCCGCAAAAGCTCCGAGGAAGGACTGGAGCAGGACTTCAACTCGCTGCATGCTCAGCGCGAGGCCTGCGAAGCCTATATCGTCAGCCAGAAGCACGAAGGCTGGACCGTCATCCCCACTCTCTATGACGATGGCGGCTATTCCGGCGGCTCGCTGGAGCGGCCGGCGCTCAATGCCTTGCTCACGGACATCGCGGCCAACAAGATCGACGTGGTGGTCGTCTACAAGGTCGACCGCCTGACCCGCTCGCTCGCCGACTTCGCCAAGATCGTCGAGATCTTCGATGCCAACACCACATCCTTCGTCTCGGTCACCCAAGCCTTCAACACCACGAGCTCGATGGGGCGCCTGACCCTCAATGTCCTTCTCTCCTTCGCCCAGTTCGAACGCGAGGTCACCGGTGAGCGCATCCGCGACAAGATTGCGGCTTCCAAAGCCAAAGGCATGTGGATGGGAGGTCATGTGCCGATGGGATATCGCCGCGAAGATCGACGGCTTGTCATCGCGCCGAATGAAGCCAGCTTGGTACGTACCATATTTGCTCGATATCTTGAGCTTGGAACGGTCGAAGCTGTCGAGAGATCCCTCAAACAAGATGGAATCGTGACGCCGACCTATCGATCTGCTGCAGGCAATTTAAGCGGCAGCCGACCCTTTCATCGGGGGCATCTCTATCAGATGCTGGGCAATGTCATCTATGCCGGCAAGATCAAGCATCGTGGTGTTGTTCACGAAGGCCTGCACGATGCAATCGTCGATACGGGCACATGGGATGCTGTGCAAGCGCAACTCGCTGAAAACTCTCGGCGTCCACGCGGTTCGACGAGTTCCAGGCATCGCAGCCTTCTGGCAGGACTTCTCCGCGATCCACGCGGTCGGCGGATGGGAATTACTCATTCCAACAAGAACGGCGTCCGCCACCGATACTACCGGTCGCTGCTTCGACCCGATGAGGCCAAATCGACCCGGCTGTGCATCCCGGCCGCGACGCTGGAACCGGCGATTGCAAATCTTCTGACAAAATTTCTGCGCGATCCAGTTTGGATCACGTCTCAATGTTCTGGAACTTCACGGGATGTTTCATCGACAATCGAGCATGCGAGATCGCTCGGAGACATGCTGGCAGCAGATGATGCCGCCCGCACTGATGTCATCAGCAAAACTGTCAAAGAGATCCGCCTCGCGGACGATCATGTCGCGATCGATCTAAGTATCGCCGCCGCGACCGAGCCGGGCGCAAGTGAAGAGTATGCTGCGACTATTCGCGAACCGATCCGGTTCGCGCGACGCGGACTTGAGCTCAAACTGATCATCCCGGCCGCCGGCGACCCCGCACCTCTACCCGACCCCGCCCTCGTCAAGGCTGTCGCTCAGGCCCATCGCTGGTGGCATGACCTGCACACGGAACGCTTTGCAACCATGCGGGACATCGCGCGAGCCTATGACACCGACGAGCGCTACGCGGCCTTCGTGCTCCGTCTGGCATTTCTCTCGCCAGAACTGACGCGGCGAATTTTTGCCGGCACGCAACCGTATGGACTGACACTCCACCAACTCCTATGGAAGGTCGATCTTCCGGTGTCTTGGAGCGCACAGCAGAAACTGGCAGCCGCTAGCTCAGACGGATGA